The following coding sequences lie in one Sorghum bicolor cultivar BTx623 chromosome 6, Sorghum_bicolor_NCBIv3, whole genome shotgun sequence genomic window:
- the LOC110436443 gene encoding uncharacterized protein LOC110436443 — protein sequence MTCEECGNVGHMGINCPGTQEDTSFINNRFRQQQQGNGWNNQNCPQGNYSSFNSSQPSLKDLMLGQAKINENLVKKLSKNDQMFVNINTKLDGLTLSVRDQLAFNKKIELKVAQLASTAKVVVSPDSVENVNAVTTRGGKTTRDPPYPNHKTGRAPRQQEETQAEGLAQPSEESMEDDPTPNNYGDTTMLPFPTRERRKKKDRNEQFLHFVEMVEKTHLSVPLMDVLHIPSYSKFIKDIINKKRPFPSTEVVKLIEECSAAILKELPEKKQDPGCPTISCSIGAQQFDHCLCDLGVSVSVMPKSVFDRLNFTNLEPTTMTLQLADSSVQYPIGIAQDIPVKIIGYYVPVDFVVLNMELTKETPLILGRPFLSTAGA from the coding sequence ATGACGTGTGAGGAATGTGGGAATGTTGGCCACATGGGGATCAATTGCCCTGGAACCCAGGAGGACACATCGTTCATCAACAACAGGTTCCGCCAACAACAACAAGGTAATGGGTGGAACAACCAGAACTGCCCCCAAGGTAATTACTCCAGTTTTAATTCCTCCCAGCCTTCGCTGAAAGATCTTATGCTAGGTCAGGCCAAAATCAATGAAAATCTTGTTAAAAAGCTTTCTAAAAACGATCAAATGTTTGTCAACATAAATACAAAGCTTGATGGCCTGACCCTTTCTGTTAGAGATCAGCTAGCTTTTAATAAGAAGATTGAGTTAAAAGTAGCTCAGCTTGCTTCTACCGCTAAAGTTGTTGTTTCTCCTGATTCTGTGGAAAATGTAAATGCGGTGACCACAagagggggtaagaccactcgtgatccCCCTTATCCTAACCATAAGACAGGAAGGGCGCCACGACAACAGGAGGAAACACAGGCAGAAGGGCTGGCTCAACCATCAGAAGAATCCATGGAGGATGATCCGACCCCAAACAACTATGGGGACACCACGATGCTACCCTTTCCTACAAGagaaaggaggaagaagaaggacagAAATGAACAGTTCCTCCACTTTGTGGAGATGGTCGAAAAGACGCACCTCAGTGTACCATTGATGGATGTCTTGCATATTCCGTCCTACTCCAAGTTCATcaaggacatcatcaacaagaaGCGACCATTTCCGTCCACTGAAGTTGTGAAGCTGATAGAAGAATGTAGCGCAGCTATACTCAAGGAGCTGCCCGAGAAGAAGCAGGATCCTGGGTGCCCCACAATCTCTTGCTCAATTGGGGCCCAGCAATTTGACCATTGCCTATGTGATTTGGGGGTGAGTGTGAGCGTCATGCCGAAATCAGTCTTTGACAGGTTGAACTTCACCAACTTGGAGCCAACCACCATGACACTCCAATTGGCAGACTCGTCAGTCCAGTACCCGATAGGGATTGCTCAAGACATCCCTGTCAAGATCATAGGATACTATGTTCCagtggattttgtggtgctcaACATGGAGCTCACTAAAGAAACACCACTAATCCTAGGAAGACCATTCTTGAGTACGGCTGGAGCATAG